GtctggaggagagaggagcctggaggaAATGGAAGGGTCCATAGGAGACAGAGGGGTCTTTAGGTGATTTTCATGTTACACCATGGAGGGAAGATAGTGCCTACTTAAAATTGCTCAGAAGTATCTTCATTGCTAGTGACTCCCTGGTCTGGGACAACTGAGAAGAGACTTTTCACGCCTTCCTACGAAGTAATTTTGTTCTCCAGCTTGCAGCTCATACGTTACACAAACACTTCCTAAAAGAACCGCCACCGTACACTTGTCTGCTCCTTGACCATGGATGATGCCTTGGTACCTGAGACATCCATGTTGGTGTAATTTCTGTGGACCACTATCGATGAGGAAGCCTCTGTCATGTATTGCCATGTAATGAATGTCACAAGGCATCAGGGTCTATTCTTCCATCACATAATACGGCAGCCGATGACCTCCTGGGTCCCCAGAGACGTTTGGTCTGTTTCTGAGATGGAGCGGTCCTGGGGTACACTCTCCACTGTTGTGCTGTCTCTCTTTACAGGTTCTTCGTACAGGAGTtctacaggactcatctctgaagcacTTTGCTTGTTTCTCCTAGGACATTCACGGCACCTTTGGCTTTTTTACAGTTGTTGACTTGCAAGGACATAAATCTCCCAAGTCTTGGTTCTCAGGTTTTCCTCCTGGATGTCACAATCTAGAACTTCCCAGCCCAACTctgtcaccaccatgctttagGGCTGAGCAGCCATGTCCTGTGGGTGTGCTGCTCCTGTTAGGGGTGGTATATTATACGGCCCAGTCCATGGAGCTATTAGAAAAAGGTGTTGTGCACATCATGAGGGAAACGCAGCCTTTGCCTGCCGCCATCTGCTTTGATAACTGATGTCCATTTACATCCATGATAGACTAGTCTATACACAATGGAGGGTGGGGGGCACAAACACAGCACTGCAGCTTGTGGCCTCTCCTGTGGAGGTCATACTGTAGGTACTGAACATCTCAGTCACCACCACACTCATACAGAACATTGCTCTTTCACTCACCAGCCTGTTGACTGCTCCAGCGCATGTCATGGTTCCGTGTAGGGACTAGCAGGTTTGCAGAGCCCTCTGCACCCAGAAGCCTTTGCAGGGTTTCTAGGTCCCCAGTGAAGAGCGCCATATGGAACAATGGGTCAGTGCAGAGGCGAGGGGGCTCCTGTGGTCCATTGTCTGCTGGCTGATGTCTGTGGAGAGTGGGCCTCAAAGTCACACGGGACAGTTTTCTCCGAATTTCccacctctcctgctcctcagtCTCCAGCTGAAGAGAACGCAAGGCAGAGCTCGAGAAAGGGAAAGAGAAGGCCATGGCACACTCCTATCCTCTGCCTCACCTGTACTCTAACATAAAACATGACATGTCTGGAGTATGTCTCATCCAGTCTCACATTATGTCGCATCTCGTCTAGACTGTCTCTTATTTACAATTCCCCATGTCTTGGCCCCTCTGGCACTGTCCGCTGTGTATGCCTATGACCTACCGGTAAGACGAGCAGCTTCTATTTATGTCGGTCCTCTGCTCCGAGATATAAATATCCCACAATGACTGATGTCCAGCTACAGAGGATCCACTCAGAAAAGCTGCCGCTGAGGCTCCACTTGATGGGACTGATATtccggccactacacagtgtatggagctgcgCTCGTTCCATctaagagtcagacccccacagatcgtaTGCTAAAGGAGcatcctatggataggtcatcagaagtcCCAGAAACCCCTCGAAATATCTGGCAACATCACTGAGGGATTttgactgtattttttatttttttttgggacatttttataaatacacacacaaaaaaagatACATTAAGGGAATTTTTACGGCATTGTCACCATTTACATTATTCCATTCCATTACTTCATATAATTAAACCCAAAACATTAAGAGACTTTATAACAATTTATAAGAGTCTCAAAATtcccatggaaaaaaaaaagcctgataTCTCCCACCACCCAACCCAGAAATCCCACCTACCTCCACCCATGAAGTCCCGTTGTCTCGGAGGCTGTGGAGCGGAACCCTCCCCCCACTCTATAGAGCTTAGAATAAAACTGTTTCCCCAGGCCAATCCGGAATCTATTATATGATTAAGACCAATATACCCAAGTTTGTGGCCATGCCATTTTTTGCCGGGGGCTCTGACTTTCTATTTTTTCTAATCTTTTACCTTTGCCCACTACATTTTTCCACTCCTCAAGGTCCGGTAGGAGATCTGAGCCCCATTTCTCACTATAACCACTCTAGGTAACAACAAAGTTTTAAGCCGAAGATGTTCCCTTTTCCAATCATCTCCACAGATGAGGTGTGAGGCCCAAGATGACGTCAAAAGGGGGCCTAATGGAAGATCTACGGCCTAACTCCCCACCCCACTCCAGAAACACTGAGTCCGTGGGCATGTCCATATCCTGTGGAGAAGATCGGCTTCTTCTGTTTCACATTTCCAGCAGCTGTATTTTGGATTTTTGTACCCTCTAGACAAGGTCGCCGGGGCGAAATACAAACGATGGAGTAGAGGGAACTGAACTCATCTGGGATTTTTGGAGAGGGAAGATTTTTTTACATTCTTCTATATAATTGTCCAATTTAGTGCATCACTAACCCTAATATCTTGACCCCATTTAACCtcgctgtggcgaaaccaacctcgccactgggttttggaggggcctggctgctggcctctcgccttaggattatggcccatactaacttttaaacccctgaacctattcaagtgaattttggataggtttgtccccaggttatactggttaaattgatgtaagttatatgtatggacaatgtaaactcacaaagttgtaacaatttataataagtgtaacttgtcagcttggaaggaatatgctgggtgtgtttctattgtgccattgtgtgtttaaatggtgatgtctgtcctgttatttccacatgtgtattggtgatttccctttgtcctgagagataattggattacgcctcggttgtctccaagacagagaggaggaaaccatgatgcattgtggggatgtgttgtgtctgtatcctgaattgctacatatctgtcctatgtcgcagtctcccttctggtcccctaggggcgtgaacgattggttgctgtacttacattatatgtgttgtaacatattgattggttgtatttcaaaaccctgtgggcggacctgtatttgcaacaactgtaataaaaaccaggctgggtgtgccaggacctcagaccactgcttgaccctcaacacggagccttgtctcgttattggggggattcactgtatgctgttagagactgattgccaggagtgtaagctgattcctgttcgtctgctagcagctattcgtgaggttccagtttggagtgctattttgtatccagttcgggggtttggtgttctgcagtagctgtgcctgtctctcagaaaggggcatatcgcctaaacagatttttaccccttgtctgctgaaacggtccgttacactcgCTATTGAACTTATTTACTTAACTTAAACCTTTTAAAATTGTTTTGTAAATCTGTGAGACGGAGACCCCATTATCTCTATTATTGTAAACCCGTGAATTCATGGGCCTTCACTATAAAATAGCTTCGATCCTGAGTGGGTATAAACGCGGGTCTAAGTTGCACGTATCTAAAATGAGCTAATAACCCGTGTTTATTTGGAGCAAGTAATTCCTCCATCCTTCTTATTTCTCCACTAGAAATGATTTGTGAAACTCTTATTACATCCAGGTTCTCCCAGTATCTTTGATCCTCCATTAAAGTGAACTCCCTAGGATTAACATTGTGCCCAAGCCGTGTAAAGGGTGAAGCGTGTGTCACCCCTAATGCAACTCTTCCCCATACTCTGTGCATCTCCTACTGATTCTACACATTTTCCCTAGCATACCCATATAGCCTGATCCTAACAGGCTAAGGACGTCGCCttgagaaccaggatagtcctttGTAAATAAATCTGATGAGTTCCCTGTATCGTTCATAGACCACTGATTTTGGGCCACTAGATAGTGGGAGGGACAAGCCGCCATCTTCCTCTGGGAGCCatagatatttttgttttatcctgactctcttccttccccaaatcagGTCGTTGAGAACACGTTCAATATGTCTAAAAAAGGAATCTTCAATCCAGATCGGACACGCCATGATTTTATACAAAGCGATCCCATCTGATTGACGAAGGGTGAACTTTTGCCAAACTTGGACTTTATCTTTAGTAGAGGTAATCAATGGCACGATGCTCAATCTATAGAAGTCCTGAACCGAAGAACTAATTCTAATGCCTAAGTATTCCAACGAGTCACTTGGGGAAAGGATCCGCACCTCAACGTCTCTCAGATGGGGGAACCGGATTAAAGGCAATAGGACAGACTTTGACCACTTCACCTCGTACCCCGATATAGCCCCAAAGCCTTCTATTCATTTCATTACGTAGGGCAGAGCTTTATAGCCATCACGTAAAAAAATAAGAACATCGTCCACCACGTAAAGGCTGATTTtatcatgtccccccccccccatggaatcCCTGCACCCTTTCATCAGATCTTATTCTACATGCCAGAGGTTCCAGACTACTATACTACCATACTATTCATCTAAATACTCGGAGATTCGTATCTCATACTATTCATCTAAATACTCGGAGATTCGTATCTCATACTATTCATCTAAATACTCGGAGATTCGTATCTCATACTATTCATCTAAATACTCGGAGATTCGTATCTCATACTATTCATCTAAATACTCGGAGCTTCATATCTCATACTATTCATCTAAATACTGGGAGCTTTGTATCTCATACTATTCATCTAAATACTCGGAGCTTTGTATCTCATACTATTCATCTAAATACTCGGAGATTCGTATCTCATACTATTCATCTAAATACTCGGAGATTCGTATCTCATATTATTCATCTAAATACTCGGAGCTTCATATCTCATACTATTCATCTAAATACTGGGAGCTTTGTATCTCATACTATTCATCTAAATACTCGGAGCTTTGTATCTCATACTATTCATCTAAATACTGGGAGCTTTGTATCTCATACTATTCATCTAAATACTCGGAGCTTTGTATCTCATACTATTCATCTAAATACTCGGAGCTTTGTATCTCATACTATTCATCTGAATACTGGGAGCTTTGTATCTCATACTATTCATCTAAATACTCGGAGCTTTGTATCTCATACTATTCATCTGAATACTGGGAGCTTTGTATCTCATACTATTCATCTAAATACTCGGAGCTTCATATCTCATACTGTGACA
Above is a window of Bufo bufo chromosome 5 unlocalized genomic scaffold, aBufBuf1.1 SUPER_5_unloc_1, whole genome shotgun sequence DNA encoding:
- the LOC120982876 gene encoding ankyrin repeat and SOCS box protein 16-like isoform X1, with the protein product MAFSFPFSSSALRSLQLETEEQERWEIRRKLSRVTLRPTLHRHQPADNGPQEPPRLCTDPLFHMALFTGDLETLQRLLGAEGSANLLVPTRNHDMRWSSQQAGIWSLTYEEEYTCPLYVTASRGYTQCLQLLLKKGADVDFAPGGESALHGACENGHDECVRLLLRNGANPNIQSQDGFFPLHHCKTAETYL